One genomic region from Xenopus laevis strain J_2021 chromosome 2L, Xenopus_laevis_v10.1, whole genome shotgun sequence encodes:
- the LOC108707764 gene encoding matrix metalloproteinase-18, protein MLNASLSFTPLKEYLNKFYKLEKDGINKSRRMSSGGFVDKISQMQEFFGLEVTGRLDEETTKLMKQSRCGVPEVGSFSSFAGNPVWKKKDLTFRIQNYTPDMTRDEVDWAIQKAFKVWSDVTPLTFTRIYDSVSDIEILFASRDHNDFLPFDGPSGVLAHAFAPGDNIGGDTHFDEDEKWTSGSAGVNLFLVAVHEFGHSLGLDHSKDHNALMYPIYSYLNPNTFQLPQDDLNGIHALYGPKEKPAVPTKASIPTHCQENISFDAVTTLRGDMLFFKNRSFWRKLAGKSEVEHQEIRSLWPSLPTDIDAAYEYQKKDRVLLFKGTKYWVLRGYTIEDGFPKSIYTLGFPKTVNKIDAAVHNEETGRTYFFVNGRYWSYNEEKSKMDKDSVQRISNGFPGIGNKVEAAFRSNGMLYLFSGNQQYEFSTLKKKVTRLLKYSSWLNC, encoded by the exons ATGTTAAATGCAAGCCTTTCTTTTACACCTTTAAAGGAGTACTTGAATAAATTTTACAAACTTGAGAAAGATGGGATCAACAAGTCAAGAAGAATGAGCAGTGGTGGATTTGTGGATAAAATTAGTCAGATGCAAGAGTTTTTTGGATTGGAGGTCACTGGAAGACTTGATGAAGAAACCACAAAATTGATGAAACAATCTCGCTGTGGTGTTCCTGAGGTCGGCAGTTTCAGTAGCTTTGCAGGAAACCCTGTTTGGAAGAAAAAAGACCTGACGTTCAG AATTCAGAACTATACCCCAGACATGACCAGAGATGAGGTGGACTGGGCCATTCAGAAGGCTTTCAAGgtctggagtgatgtcacccctctTACCTTTACCAGAATCTATGACAGCGTCTCTGATATCGAGATCTTGTTTGCATCTAGAG ATCATAATGATTTTCTCCCTTTCGATGGTCCATCTGGTGTCCTGGCACATGCATTTGCTCCTGGAGATAACATTGGGGGGGACACACATTTTGATGAAGATGAGAAATGGACAAGTGGATCAGCTG GTGTTAATTTGTTCCTTGTGGCTGTTCATGAGTTTGGTCATTCACTTGGGCTGGACCATTCTAAAGACCATAATGCCCTGATGTACCCCATCTACAGTTACCTCAATCCCAATACATTCCAGCTTCCTCAGGATGACCTTAATGGAATCCACGCACTGTATG GGCCAAAAGAAAAGCCAGCTGTGCCAACAAAAGCAAGCATCCCAACCCACTGTCAGGAAAACATATCTTTTGATGCGGTCACAACACTGCGTGGGGACATGCTGTTCTTTAAAAACAG ATCCTTTTGGCGCAAGTTAGCTGGTAAGTCAGAAGTTGAACACCAAGAGATCAGGTCATTATGGCCTTCTCTTCCAACTGACATTGATGCAGCCTATGAATATCAGAAAAAGGATCGGGTTCTTCTCTTTAAAg GGACAAAATACTGGGTGCTAAGAGGCTATACAATTGAGGATGGTTTCCCTAAAAGCATCTACACACTTGGGTTccccaaaactgtaaataaaattgaTGCAGCCGTTCACAATGAAGAAACAGGGAGAACATACTTCTTTGTTAATGGTCGATATTGGAG TTATAATgaagaaaaatcaaaaatggatAAAGACTCTGTTCAGAGAATCAGTAATGGTTTCCCGGGTATTGGAAACAAGGTGGAGGCAGCCTTTCGATCAAATG GAATGCTCTATTTGTTCAGTGGGAATCAGCAGTATGAATTCAGCACACTAAAAAAGAAGGTCACTCGTCTGCTAAAGTATTCCAGTTGGTTGAACTGCTAA